The genomic segment tgtttgaatgacactggaTCTCCGATGTTTGGTTCTCCTCACATTCTGCAGTGTGAATTTACCCTCAGGTGACATTCAAGGAAATGTAAGTCAATAAGCATATTTTTTATATCCTGATTATGACCGGTCTTGGTTTTgcattcttctttctttctcaaaTCTACCTCATACCGGTCCTACTGTATATaggtttgttattgttattttattgtgttactatttcctcgGTGCTAATTTTCATACTTTTTACCTCTACATTGTTAGAAAAGGGCTAGTAAGTGAGCATTTGtatctgttgtatttggcacatgtgacaaatcaaatttgatttacaGTTATTATCATGAGTCAATCTTACAGTTTGAACAACTGGCTTTAACCTTCAGCTCATGTATTCTGTTCCTTTATTCTGCTTGACAGTTGATGAGGAAcacaattgttttatttcttgtgttttaCATTACATTTGCATATATTTTTGTACTTTTCCCTGTTTggatttgaacccacaaccctggcattgcaagtacCTTTCTCTACCAACTGTGCCACAGTTGTACTCACAGttcagcatgttgctgccacttATAaaatgttctgttgaaaaacaaaaataaaatgaatataaATCCTTGTCTGTCTCTATTCAGATCTCCAGCAGTTCAGGTGATTTACTACAGTTAGCCTTCAGTACTCAGATCCTGACCTTCCAATCAGAGCGGCTGTCAGCTGACAACATCACCACAGCAGCTCAGATAGCTAACACGCTGCTTCTGTCTGCAAATATCACAGaggtaaaacatgttttgaaatCAAGTCGGGAACTATGACATGTTCTGGAGAAAAACGTGAGGTTGTTACTGCAGTGACTTGAACACTTGAAGGTCATCCCCTGGTTTTGATCATGTTGCAGGACATCGCAGTGGCAGCTYTAACTACCATCAGTCAGCTGCTGAATGCCAGTAAGGAGAGTACACAGGAGAGAGTCGCTgtccagaggtgtgtgtgtttgtgtttcagcaTATGTTTGAGtctatgtgtgtacgtgtgcctCTGTGCATGTCTGCATGGTGCATGTACACTGTTTTTCTGTGTTTCTCTCCCAGCCTCACAGAGACCCTGGAGAAGTTTTCCCTGGACCAGCACAATAATGTGTCCTTGGTGGTTCAGCCCAACCTGGCAGTCCAGTCTGTCCAAGTACCAAGTGACTCAGTAGGGATCCAGTTTACTGCTCTGACTGGTGAGTGYGACTGCTAGTGAACCTACATACTGGCATTTAAAGTGATAGTTTATATCTGTATTGACAGACTGGGTAAATCTTCTCATTTTTCATTTGTTTCTCCTCTGTTGGTCAATAAGGTTTGGTATGGATTTGATTTGTTGTTCTACAGACAAGTACAGAAGTAACACTATATTGTTCTGCTTTAAATTGCTAAATCAGTTTAATCTCTGTCTCCAGGAAGATCTGGTAATTTTGTGGCCAACAGAATTCATCTCAACAGCAATACCTCTGAACTGATAGCTGACAACGGAGGTGCTACCGATGTCCAGATTGTCATAAAATTCCCATCAGGTGAGCCAATGTTGGTATGCAAACGTAGTGTATAAACTCAAGCTTCCTTATACCGCTTTCACAGAGAGCGCTTAACTGCTCTTTGTGGTTGCCAAAATCAGGTAAGCAGAGTCACATGAGATATGCATAAGTAAACTAATGAGAAGTCATTTGGCTTTCCCGATAAGCCTACAAGGCAAGGTCAAGCTACTCATYTATATAAAGTCCTGATAtgaaaatcattctctctcactctctcacgcaCGCTCAATTATTtaaaagttttttaaatattttttttatattttatttttgcattttccaattaacaacattcaagacaaaagtgaaaagatattagacaacaataggacaaagtgacagtgacagatgagcataacaaagaaacaaaaaataaaacaaattataatgatatatacaaacatacaataaaaaataataatgagacattggatcatatggtcacctgccgtaggctacatattatacattacgtgtgaaacattatataaggataatatagagattcattcaatgtgatgtggggggagattctccatatagtcaataaaaggttgtcaaattctgtaaaatgtcttTAACTTATTCCTCAAGCAGTAAGGgattttctccagtgggatacaactattaACTTCTGATAACCACATTGCACTGGAGAGCAGGTGGTGAGAATCACAATAATTCCTATTACCAGTCAAATACATTTCACTTAGGCAATAATCTTAGTCGCTAGCTAATATTGACTTTGTTAGCTTTAGAGTGTTCTTGGCTTTGGCTCAAGATTGGGTTGTTGCGCTAAAGATTGCCCCAAGTCAGACACGACCTCCAGATCATAAAGGGAATGCAACCCCGTATAATTGTCTACGGATAATGGTTAATCAGGCCATATCCCCCTGCCCAGAAAACCGTGTAGTTTTGAACACTGCcaagtggaatggaggaatgttccttcatctgagccacatctaaaacatagggaggagatatcagggttgaacttgtgcagtctagatggggtgatatagagctgatggaggaaattaaactggatcagtctgtatctggagttcAATGTGGATGTAACACCATCCCTGCATAGGTCACTCCATTGACCCTCATCAAGATCAATACCCAGATCTTTTTCCCATCTAAGTCGGGGTTTATCTAGCCCAGGCAGTGTTAGTCCTGACATAAGAGCATCGTAAACACAGGAAATGGTCTTGAACAGTGGTTGGTCTGCATGGCAGAGTTGTTCAATAGGTGACATCTTAGGTAGGTTCCATTGTCCCTTGAGAGTCACCCTAATAAAGTTTTGTAGTTGTAGATAGCTAAAGAAGTCCCTGTTAGGcaagtggtatttctgtttcagctgatCAAAAGACATAAGAACTCCCTCCTCGTAACAATGTTCCAGAAGAGTGATCCCCTTATCAGACCACGGTCTAAAGTTATTTAAAAGggtggcatgggaaacatatatttacattgccaaagcaagtgaaatagataataaacaaaggtgaaatcaACTTTAAAAAATGAACTGTAAACATTAcgctcacaaaagtttcaaaggaatagagccatttcaaatgtcatattatggctatgtacagttttataatgatgtctctctctccctcactacaCTCAGTTTTACGTAGTAAAAACACAAACCACTCCATTGGTTTTGTACTCTACCAAAACGACCGGTTCTTCAGGTCCAGGGCTTTCAGAGCTTCTTCAGGGACCAGCAGAAGGGTCATCTCTGCTAACCTGGGACAAGTGTCTGGGTTACATGTTGAGATGCTCTTCAAGCCCACAGTAAGATTTCTGATGGAATCAGTAAATGCATAGTTGTCCAAATTATCTTGGAAACGCAATGGGAAGTTATCCATTATCTAAGTCACAGGGTAGGAAGCATAGTTCCTGGAGTGCCCCAGGTATTGCAGGAtgttgttccaactaggcactacatctgaccaactgagctatttgatcagttcagtgattgcctaaagtcagcacacctggtcttccaggacgtttaaatcaaaaacatgatgtGCCTgtggccctccaggaccagggttgcctacccttGATCTAAGTTATCCATTGACTCTTATCAGCCATAAGGAACAAGGAAGCATATTTTTTGCCAGTGGACAAGGAAGCACATGTTGTATTGTACATGATAtgatttttttcccccacatgTGCTTAATGACCTGTTATACTTCACAATTTActttatgattattattttttaaatgaagaatACTGTGAATGCATGTGTTTTTCTGAAGGATTTTCAGTGAGTTTGTTTCTGTTCTCACTTCTCAGGTTGTCCCCAACGCCTCCCTCTATGACTTTGCCTGCGTGTCATGGAACTACACGTTGAAAGACTGGAGCACCTTTGGCTGCTCCAAAGTCAACCACTCAGAAGACGGCCTGCGATGTTTCTGTAATCACACCACTAACTTCGCTGTGCTGATGGTGAGTAGCTAGCTGCCTTCATCTCCCTTTTACTGACCACACTCTGACCTATggaggggttcccaaacttttttgaaacatgaccccattttgatatctgaaagtTCTTGTGACCCAACCATGTGaatttatttttgtaattaaGAGCCaatgtttaattttttatttggTCTATGGtgctatggcagtcaattgcaaaacattctaacagtatttctgattg from the Salvelinus sp. IW2-2015 unplaced genomic scaffold, ASM291031v2 Un_scaffold4524, whole genome shotgun sequence genome contains:
- the adgrg7.1 gene encoding adhesion G-protein coupled receptor G7; the encoded protein is KSLSVSIQISSSSGDLLQLAFSTQILTFQSERLSADNITTAAQIANTLLLSANITEDIAVAALTTISQLLNASKESTQERVAVQSLTETLEKFSLDQHNNVSLVVQPNLAVQSVQVPSDSVGIQFTALTGRSGNFVANRIHLNSNTSELIADNGGATDVQIVIKFPSVLRSKNTNHSIGFVLYQNDRFFRSRAFRASSGTSRRVISANLGQVSGLHVEMLFKPTVVPNASLYDFACVSWNYTLKDWSTFGCSKVNHSEDGLRCFCNHTTNFAVLMSFRKDFKYAEELDWITILGCSMSIIGLSLTITFQITTRKSRKTNPTVLLVSACMCLLIFTLLFMLGVDNPHKQLGKPEIQEDNILPPSDTHTERDRGSCTAVAVLLQYFLLGTFTWNTLYATHVFLMIRNSLATSPSHFTAYTVAIGWGLPAVVVALTLGISYRVDNPLGYRQEEFFWLAALDPKGNFDFKLPMFWGFLILWRSCLSSTQWCWYIFAVTTGKTNPNLTR